The region AGGAGACATAACGACACGATTAAGCCGTGTAAATTCTTTGATTTGTCCCGCGTACAGATCGGCGGCCTGAAGCGGAAGGAATTTCTTGTCATCGCGGAAGATCGGTGGACCGCTCAGATACGTTCTGGATTCCTTCGGGTAGGCTTTCTTGAATGCGTCATACCATAGAACAGTCCGGTGGCCGACGCCGCCGTGTTCATCGAAAACAAAATCAATCTTCTGGGTCCATTGGTTCTGTATCTGAAACTTGATGACGGCCACCAAAACCTGATAGAAGCACGGAAAATACGGGTCATCAATGCGCGAGTCGGCTTTCCCCTTGATCGTAGCGTTGTAGTCGGCTCGGTGCATCGTACAATGCACCCGGATAAGACCGCCGCTTCGGATAAGGTCCACAAGCTGCATGAGACGACGTTGGATCGCATCTTCGGTCCATCCCGAAAACTGGCCGCTCCGACGAAACGCTTCGTGCATCTTAAAGTAATCAAGTTTCGGGGGGCCATCAAGTACAGTCTGCCATGCCTTCGAGAACAACGCCCAGGCTTCGACATTCGCAACGAACCCCGCGAGCGCGAACGTGATATCCCGCGCGCTGCTCCCGCTGTCGTCAATGTACGCTTCAACCGCCACAATCCACCGCTCGCGCCGCTCCGATAGGGAAGACAGGCCACAAACCAACGCCCAAATTGGCGTCTCGGCGTCCGTCCACGGAGGGTCTCCAACGGCGTGATTCTTGGCTCCTTGGACGGCCTCTGCCGTCGAAGGGATAATAGCCGTCTACATCACATAACGGGTCTTATAACGTCTAACTAAAGGGGTACTCCGGGCGCGGGGCTGCCCATCCTGAATTAAGATTAGGTGTGCGCGCGCTGCCTACGGTAGACTCGGGCCGCC is a window of bacterium DNA encoding:
- a CDS encoding DUF3800 domain-containing protein, coding for MAVEAYIDDSGSSARDITFALAGFVANVEAWALFSKAWQTVLDGPPKLDYFKMHEAFRRSGQFSGWTEDAIQRRLMQLVDLIRSGGLIRVHCTMHRADYNATIKGKADSRIDDPYFPCFYQVLVAVIKFQIQNQWTQKIDFVFDEHGGVGHRTVLWYDAFKKAYPKESRTYLSGPPIFRDDKKFLPLQAADLYAGQIKEFTRLNRVVMSP